ATTGTTTTACAATAAATATTTATTAATTATTATAATGGTTTTGTTGTGAAAAGGGGAACTCCCGTTTAAGAAGTTCCCCTTTTGCGATACCTTTTATTAACCTGACCTTTTCTACCCTATCTACTCAAACCTCACCCTCCTCAATCCCACAATCAAAAACACAACTGCAAATCCAAGCAGGATCCCGACCGGTGCTATGATATCAGTGAACCCGCCGCCTCGTACGGTCAACTCGGTGAATCCTTCCATTCCCCAATACTGTGGCAGGAATGTGGCGACGTCCTGGAAAAAGTCCGGCATGATTTCAACCGGCCAGTAGACGCCTGCGAGCATGCAGGTGGAGATGATGACCAGGTTCCCGAAGATCGACTGCTGTTCTGCCGTCTTGACGAAGCCTGCGATGAAGAGCCCGAAGCCAATCGTGCAGAGAAGCAGGCTTGATACGAGGATGATGTTGGCGAAGGTGTTGCCCCATTCGATGTGGAAAATCACCTTTGACAGCATCATCAACATGCCGAATTGGATCCAGCCGATGAGGAAAAATGCCAGCATGTAGCCGCATAGCAATTCCACTTTCGATGCCGGTGTGGACATCATCCGGTACCAGACACCGGTTTGCCTCGCATCGAGGAGGACACCGGTGCTTGATAGCATCGCGATCATGACGAACATAATCGTGAAGCCTGCCGAGCGGCCGGTCAGATTGTTCATCGTTTGAAGTTGTTTGTTTTTCGTGACAGTAATGGTTTCTATCGCTGGAGGTGCGGCCTTCAGTTGTGTAGTGATGTCCTCCTGGATGGTGGATGGATCTTCTCCGGTTGTCTCTTGATAGAACCGGCCGGCAGCTGACGTGATATTGATTTGTAAGAGGCTGTCATCGATGAGCTGCTTTACAAGGTCCGTCCCTTCAAAGGAAGGAGAGGACACGAAGACGACTTCCGGGGTTTTCTGCTCGTGGATCTTTTTTTCGAATCCTTTTTCCACCCGTATATAGCCAGTGATGTCCTGGTTCTCGAACTGACCCGTGACTGACTTCGTGTCTGTAAGTTGAAATGAGTAGTGTTGATTTGCTTGCAGTTGGGTGATCAGTTGCTGGGATAAAACCGACTGATCCTCGTCGACGATCGTGATCTCCGGTTTGTTATCTCCTGATTCCGTGAAAGCCCCGCCGAAGATGAAGGTGAATAGCATGGGCATCCCAAACAGAAGCAGGAATGTCTGGCGTTTTTGAAAAAGCCGTTTGATTTCAAAGCGGGCGATGCTGATGATTTTCCTCATTCTATTTCTCTCCTTATCTATGCTTTAATTTCAATGAACCGATCATACATGCAGTAAGGCCGCTCAGGATGAGGATGGTGATGGGCAGAATCAGTGTCCCCCACTGAGTTCCATTCATGATGTCGAGAAAACCGCCGAGTGCCCATTTATTCGGGGCGATGACGGCGAGCTGCTGTAAGGCCTCCGGGAATAAAGCCAGCGGAATCATAGAACCACCGAGCAGCGCGAGCACCTGGACACCGATGCCCCCGATTGAATCCACCGTCTTTTCCTCCGAGATGAAACCGGCAAGCATCATCGCAAGTC
The nucleotide sequence above comes from Bacillus sp. KH172YL63. Encoded proteins:
- a CDS encoding ABC transporter permease, with product MRKIISIARFEIKRLFQKRQTFLLLFGMPMLFTFIFGGAFTESGDNKPEITIVDEDQSVLSQQLITQLQANQHYSFQLTDTKSVTGQFENQDITGYIRVEKGFEKKIHEQKTPEVVFVSSPSFEGTDLVKQLIDDSLLQINITSAAGRFYQETTGEDPSTIQEDITTQLKAAPPAIETITVTKNKQLQTMNNLTGRSAGFTIMFVMIAMLSSTGVLLDARQTGVWYRMMSTPASKVELLCGYMLAFFLIGWIQFGMLMMLSKVIFHIEWGNTFANIILVSSLLLCTIGFGLFIAGFVKTAEQQSIFGNLVIISTCMLAGVYWPVEIMPDFFQDVATFLPQYWGMEGFTELTVRGGGFTDIIAPVGILLGFAVVFLIVGLRRVRFE